The Chryseolinea soli genome contains a region encoding:
- a CDS encoding fatty acid desaturase, producing MSDDHFHFSGTPEPHRIRTLQILKQHPEVKALMGKNPFTSLAIIGLVGTMIGLSYWVKDSAWWIVLLLAYGVGAFLNHSLFVMIHECSHYLLFRSKALNNIFAIVANLPHVFPSAISFKRYHIKHHSFQGVHELDADLPDFWEARLIRNSTVGKALWLLLFPFFQVTRTVRLKEIKPVDGWIVANWVVQVAFDVVIWYFFGPGALMFMLASFFFSIGLHPLGARWIQEHYLTLDENQETYSYYGPLNIVAFNVGFHNEHHDFPSVPWNRLPRLKKQAPTFYNTLLSHASWTRLFFRFLFDKNISLFSRTVRQERGKVKLTDESKPDLDLVEAGSLATKSGA from the coding sequence ATGTCTGACGACCACTTCCATTTTTCAGGAACACCCGAACCGCATCGCATCCGCACGCTCCAGATCCTGAAGCAACATCCGGAAGTAAAAGCGCTGATGGGGAAAAATCCGTTCACCAGCCTGGCGATCATCGGGTTGGTAGGGACCATGATCGGGCTTTCCTATTGGGTGAAAGACAGTGCGTGGTGGATTGTGCTCTTGCTGGCCTACGGGGTCGGGGCGTTTCTGAACCATTCGCTCTTCGTCATGATCCACGAATGTTCGCACTACCTGCTGTTTCGCAGCAAGGCGCTGAACAACATCTTCGCCATCGTTGCCAACCTGCCGCATGTGTTCCCGTCGGCGATTTCGTTCAAGCGTTATCATATCAAGCACCATTCGTTTCAAGGTGTTCATGAGCTCGATGCCGATCTTCCTGACTTTTGGGAAGCGCGCTTGATCCGCAACTCCACGGTTGGCAAGGCGCTCTGGCTGTTGCTGTTCCCGTTCTTCCAGGTGACAAGAACAGTCCGGCTAAAGGAGATCAAACCGGTGGACGGCTGGATCGTGGCCAACTGGGTGGTGCAGGTCGCCTTTGATGTTGTGATCTGGTATTTCTTTGGGCCGGGCGCGCTGATGTTCATGCTGGCGAGCTTCTTTTTCTCGATCGGGCTTCATCCCCTGGGAGCGCGGTGGATCCAGGAACATTATCTCACGCTGGACGAGAATCAGGAGACGTATAGCTACTATGGTCCCTTGAATATTGTCGCCTTCAACGTGGGCTTTCACAACGAACACCACGACTTTCCTTCGGTGCCCTGGAACCGGTTGCCGCGGTTGAAGAAGCAAGCACCGACCTTCTACAATACCCTGCTATCGCATGCTTCGTGGACGCGGCTCTTTTTCCGCTTCCTGTTCGATAAGAACATCTCCCTGTTTTCGCGAACGGTGCGGCAGGAACGAGGCAAGGTAAAGCTCACGGACGAATCGAAGCCAGACCTCGATCTGGTGGAAGCGGGATCGTTAGCCACAAAATCCGGGGCCTAG
- a CDS encoding FG-GAP-like repeat-containing protein: protein MGKIIAFSSLLFLACIPQGNAQAIYKKVITDFTFVAFGKSEWVDLDNDDDLDMIFIGQNKQYQGAALVYENVAGTFTLRTTSLPGVSYGTFATADYDKDGDTDILITGNTSLSKLAALYRNDGNFVFQQQQTFTPISSGTVVWFDADNDQDLDIVMAGNDGSNFNDYGTYMYVNTGAGFTRSDNSGLPECLACAIACADANGDGRIDIMMSGVYGTTLHLNNGNLTFAQDTKSTFQKLFNGGVKWGDFDRDGDLDLLSTGLDESNNGVSLIYENKNGNSKESLVSRPDIALKGLGVNGNGGIRWYDYDSDGDLDILLTGRAGGANGAYSQTNRRYANVGNEVFVPTQEPEIDRLDDMSLDAGDFDNDGDPDLSFMGYLFTQPNSSSTPLSGYFKNTSTDAQPKSNTKPQPPLSSTFTEKFFRREIRLQWGLGADAETPLDGLDYNFYLRSDAQKIITPAVNLATGYVLTTNAPNGYGRHGFANNVPEGTLYYAVQAVDGSKAGSVFSAEKSFYHFNGPESVSAEIIDEDDVKLTWLDRSALETNYNLTRSLSATTGFAALATLPQNATTYTDHFAFQHETYYYYRVNAYNAGHASPYDSLVLMIAEPPSNLVAQAVNASRINVSWKDNSQYETSILLERRTTGGQFQLLATLAPDTESYVDTNVTPCTDYQYRVRAVTANGSLLPTTTATAHTNCLPTMANFTLNATEDTPFTFAAADFTTRFSDPDVGDQLKKVAIKTLPTNGRFLLGTTLVTVGQELATAQLSNLRFEPDANYNGTVSFVALAHDGTDYSANTTTVTLVVAPANDPPSFSVVATKQMDEDFPVDAYVTPALESIPYEIGDVINFSLTPATSDFVNIALNPQTGQITFTARKDLFGQVELTLTANDGHAENNVVSKKIIITVRPVNDPPVWSAVSDIEAYVSDVIAPVLITVTDVDNPIGDLRLAGDPTDETIIVSSGISFSTTAGNTYMKLMQKHKAGKSGITLSATDGSLVAFTYFSLTLIPDTVVTAIEHDADDSIVVSPNPFTNSITVTATNPSPTRHDAVLTDLLGRNIVRTTFLDATRLDTDEITPGIYLLEIINDSGVRVQRRVVKR from the coding sequence ATGGGTAAAATTATCGCTTTCTCATCGTTGCTTTTTCTGGCCTGCATTCCACAGGGCAATGCACAGGCCATTTATAAAAAAGTAATCACCGACTTTACGTTTGTGGCCTTCGGCAAATCGGAATGGGTAGATCTGGATAACGACGACGACCTTGATATGATTTTTATCGGGCAGAATAAACAGTATCAAGGCGCCGCATTGGTATATGAAAACGTCGCGGGCACCTTTACCCTGCGCACCACTTCGTTACCCGGCGTGAGCTACGGAACCTTTGCCACGGCCGACTACGACAAGGACGGCGACACCGACATACTGATCACCGGCAACACCAGCCTTTCGAAACTTGCCGCATTGTATCGCAACGACGGCAATTTTGTGTTTCAGCAGCAGCAAACTTTTACGCCCATCTCTAGCGGCACCGTCGTATGGTTTGATGCCGACAACGACCAGGATCTCGACATCGTCATGGCCGGCAACGACGGCAGCAATTTCAATGACTATGGCACCTATATGTATGTGAACACCGGTGCAGGGTTTACCCGATCCGACAACTCCGGATTGCCCGAATGCTTAGCCTGTGCCATCGCCTGCGCAGATGCCAACGGTGATGGCCGAATCGACATTATGATGTCGGGCGTGTATGGCACCACGTTGCATTTGAACAACGGCAACCTAACCTTCGCACAGGACACAAAATCAACCTTTCAAAAATTATTCAACGGCGGCGTGAAGTGGGGAGACTTCGACCGGGATGGCGACCTGGACTTGTTGTCGACGGGCTTGGATGAGTCGAACAACGGCGTGTCGCTCATCTATGAAAATAAAAACGGCAACAGCAAGGAATCGCTTGTGTCACGACCGGACATTGCCTTGAAAGGGTTGGGCGTAAACGGAAACGGCGGCATTCGCTGGTATGATTACGATAGCGATGGCGATCTCGATATTTTGCTCACAGGACGTGCCGGCGGTGCGAATGGCGCGTATAGCCAGACCAATCGCCGGTATGCCAATGTTGGCAATGAAGTTTTCGTGCCAACGCAAGAGCCCGAGATTGATCGCCTGGACGACATGTCGCTGGACGCCGGCGATTTCGACAACGACGGCGACCCCGACCTCAGCTTTATGGGCTATTTGTTTACGCAGCCCAACTCCAGCTCTACACCATTATCGGGATATTTTAAAAACACCAGCACAGACGCACAACCGAAGTCGAACACTAAGCCGCAACCACCGCTTTCGTCTACGTTTACCGAGAAGTTCTTCCGTCGCGAGATCAGGTTGCAGTGGGGCCTTGGTGCCGACGCCGAAACACCCCTAGACGGACTTGACTACAATTTTTATTTGCGGAGCGATGCACAAAAAATTATCACGCCTGCCGTGAACCTCGCCACCGGCTACGTGCTCACGACCAATGCCCCTAACGGCTACGGCCGCCATGGTTTTGCCAACAATGTGCCCGAGGGTACGCTGTACTATGCCGTGCAGGCCGTAGATGGCAGCAAGGCGGGCTCCGTGTTCTCGGCCGAAAAATCGTTCTATCATTTCAATGGTCCCGAGAGTGTCTCGGCGGAGATCATCGACGAAGACGACGTAAAGCTTACCTGGCTTGATCGTTCCGCGCTGGAAACCAACTACAACTTGACGCGATCCTTGTCGGCGACAACCGGATTTGCAGCGTTGGCTACGTTACCACAGAACGCCACAACGTACACCGACCACTTTGCCTTTCAACACGAGACCTATTACTATTACCGCGTAAACGCGTACAACGCAGGTCACGCCTCGCCATATGATTCGCTCGTGCTCATGATTGCCGAGCCCCCCAGCAACCTTGTCGCGCAGGCTGTAAACGCTTCGCGCATCAACGTGAGCTGGAAAGACAACTCGCAGTATGAAACGAGTATTTTATTGGAGCGCCGAACCACAGGCGGCCAATTTCAGTTGTTGGCCACGCTGGCGCCCGATACAGAATCCTACGTGGACACTAATGTAACGCCCTGTACCGACTACCAGTATCGTGTGCGAGCGGTTACCGCCAACGGCTCGTTATTGCCAACTACCACAGCCACGGCCCACACCAATTGCTTGCCCACGATGGCAAATTTTACGCTTAACGCGACGGAAGATACCCCTTTCACATTTGCAGCCGCCGACTTTACTACACGTTTTTCGGATCCGGACGTAGGCGATCAGTTAAAAAAGGTCGCCATCAAGACCCTACCTACGAATGGCCGGTTCTTGCTGGGCACTACGCTGGTCACCGTAGGCCAGGAACTTGCTACCGCACAGCTTAGCAATCTTCGCTTCGAACCCGACGCCAATTACAATGGCACCGTGTCGTTTGTTGCCCTGGCCCACGACGGCACAGACTATTCGGCCAACACCACCACGGTAACGCTGGTGGTAGCGCCTGCAAACGATCCCCCGTCATTCTCGGTGGTAGCAACGAAGCAGATGGATGAAGATTTTCCGGTTGACGCCTACGTTACCCCCGCACTCGAAAGCATTCCCTACGAGATTGGCGACGTTATCAACTTTTCGCTCACGCCTGCCACATCCGATTTCGTTAATATTGCGCTAAACCCACAGACGGGCCAGATAACGTTCACCGCGCGAAAGGACCTGTTTGGCCAGGTGGAGCTTACCCTCACAGCCAACGACGGCCACGCGGAAAATAATGTAGTGAGTAAAAAAATTATCATCACGGTAAGACCGGTAAATGATCCGCCCGTGTGGAGCGCTGTAAGCGACATCGAAGCGTATGTGAGCGATGTTATCGCGCCGGTATTGATCACCGTTACCGACGTCGACAACCCTATTGGCGACCTGCGACTGGCGGGCGATCCTACCGACGAGACCATCATCGTCAGCAGTGGCATATCCTTTTCAACAACCGCAGGGAATACGTATATGAAACTAATGCAAAAGCACAAAGCAGGCAAATCAGGCATCACCCTGAGCGCCACCGACGGCTCATTGGTTGCATTTACCTATTTTTCGCTTACACTGATACCCGATACCGTGGTCACGGCCATCGAACACGATGCCGACGATAGCATCGTCGTATCGCCAAATCCCTTTACTAACAGCATCACGGTTACGGCAACGAATCCTTCGCCAACAAGGCATGATGCCGTGCTTACCGACCTGCTCGGTCGCAACATTGTACGAACCACGTTTCTTGATGCGACCCGCCTTGACACGGATGAGATTACGCCCGGGATTTACCTGCTTGAAATCATCAACGACAGCGGTGTACGAGTGCAACGGCGGGTAGTGAAACGCTAG
- a CDS encoding SBBP repeat-containing protein, producing MRNLYVFLFFLLSFFTVSAQDWTWGLKATGSFNAYGASSVAVNHRGDIVMAGHYQKDMALGSFTLPTADDYYTRIFMCRVNASHEVQWLQAVEDENGNYGDDLGLAIDDDQNIYLTGNTDGKIFVTKYDSLGKELWHNDLGGKSYGYGSAIALDQFDNVYVTGGGGWNFFMTKLDYNGKVVWTKDIWVNSSAGCYISDIQVDALGNIYFVGTFGIDKLPLDQFTVTHGSGGTNIVFGKMNTEGKFVWVKSIGGYMLDSPSLELTPDGHLFLGGGFHEWMVLPETYIQGPCCNEGAPFIAKFKIDGTYEWAKTANSYYGVGMIHDISTDHEGNLYTSGGYFTCYGTFCTESDYYIEKYDKDGQNLWRKEFAMASLDIDKGIDIDNNGNLYLMAANQSATFIDPDTYANTITLGVGQFDTKASTYKKTPRPLIEKFFWKCTADETVQLTAKGQNIQWYTDAALTHKVHSGNTHTPNATTDTLYVTQTLHGIESWPKVVLVLGPISSKGLVLDKDSLIAPQNDFYTYQWYYKQDSIKNATNFFIRVDTTTQYENFSVVIALGKCVKSLKGSASLVTAVSPETPATVECFPNPTTGMVILRTRNGMPFTCQVVNTLGLEIANTPAASSTDGLYQIDLHDQPAGTYFIKIQADNTVHVTKVVKR from the coding sequence ATGAGAAACCTGTACGTTTTTTTATTTTTCCTCCTTAGTTTCTTTACAGTATCGGCACAAGACTGGACCTGGGGCCTGAAGGCAACCGGATCGTTCAATGCCTATGGTGCCTCGAGCGTGGCCGTCAATCATCGCGGCGATATCGTTATGGCAGGCCATTACCAGAAAGACATGGCGCTTGGCTCTTTTACGTTGCCCACGGCCGACGATTATTATACCAGGATTTTCATGTGCCGCGTAAATGCGTCACATGAAGTGCAATGGCTCCAGGCGGTGGAGGATGAAAATGGAAACTACGGCGACGACCTCGGCCTGGCGATAGACGACGATCAGAACATCTATCTAACCGGCAATACCGATGGCAAAATTTTTGTGACCAAATACGACTCGCTCGGCAAGGAACTATGGCACAATGATCTGGGCGGTAAATCCTACGGCTACGGCAGCGCCATTGCGCTGGACCAGTTCGACAACGTATACGTCACCGGCGGCGGAGGCTGGAATTTTTTTATGACCAAGCTTGACTATAACGGCAAGGTCGTTTGGACAAAGGATATTTGGGTGAACTCTTCCGCAGGCTGCTACATCTCCGACATTCAAGTGGATGCGCTGGGTAACATTTACTTTGTGGGCACATTCGGTATCGACAAACTGCCGCTCGATCAATTCACCGTCACCCACGGCAGCGGGGGCACCAACATCGTGTTTGGCAAAATGAACACCGAAGGAAAATTCGTCTGGGTGAAGAGCATCGGCGGCTACATGCTCGACTCACCAAGTCTGGAGCTTACCCCCGACGGTCACCTCTTTCTGGGTGGCGGCTTTCACGAATGGATGGTACTGCCCGAGACCTATATACAAGGCCCCTGTTGTAATGAGGGCGCACCCTTCATCGCCAAATTTAAAATCGATGGAACCTACGAGTGGGCCAAAACGGCAAACTCCTATTATGGGGTGGGCATGATACACGACATCAGCACCGACCACGAGGGCAACCTGTACACAAGCGGTGGGTACTTTACATGCTATGGAACCTTTTGCACGGAGAGCGATTACTATATCGAAAAATACGACAAGGATGGGCAGAACCTTTGGCGCAAAGAATTTGCGATGGCAAGCCTCGACATAGATAAAGGTATCGACATCGACAACAACGGTAATCTGTACTTGATGGCAGCCAACCAATCGGCTACGTTTATCGACCCCGACACGTATGCGAACACCATTACCCTCGGCGTTGGACAGTTCGACACCAAAGCATCCACGTATAAAAAAACACCACGTCCACTGATCGAAAAGTTTTTCTGGAAATGTACTGCCGATGAAACGGTGCAGCTCACCGCCAAGGGACAAAACATCCAGTGGTATACCGACGCCGCGCTCACGCACAAAGTTCACAGCGGCAACACCCATACGCCAAACGCCACCACCGACACCCTGTATGTAACCCAAACGCTACACGGCATCGAAAGCTGGCCTAAGGTCGTGCTCGTGTTAGGCCCCATTTCGTCGAAAGGCTTGGTGTTGGATAAGGATTCGTTGATCGCTCCACAAAACGACTTCTACACGTACCAATGGTATTACAAGCAAGACTCGATCAAGAACGCCACAAACTTTTTTATCCGTGTCGACACCACGACCCAATATGAAAACTTCAGTGTGGTGATAGCCCTGGGCAAATGTGTGAAGAGCCTGAAAGGAAGCGCTTCGCTGGTGACGGCCGTATCGCCGGAGACACCGGCTACCGTGGAGTGTTTTCCCAACCCTACTACGGGAATGGTGATATTGCGCACGCGCAACGGGATGCCGTTTACGTGTCAAGTGGTCAACACGCTGGGCTTGGAAATTGCCAACACACCAGCGGCTTCAAGCACCGACGGCCTCTATCAAATTGATCTCCATGACCAGCCGGCCGGCACATATTTTATCAAGATACAAGCCGACAACACAGTGCACGTGACAAAGGTGGTGAAACGATAA